One region of Termitidicoccus mucosus genomic DNA includes:
- a CDS encoding cellulase family glycosylhydrolase — MKTHTPPAALRLFSSLALAAVCLSAPSPAAVFLDTAENLDNWQTEVPSYGAQVGNYFIAEGGEFKILNGYSTYNVFVISKNKFIATETFELSFDGFHGPNTTSSVNSTKYEIGLFEVGGGAAGQKLMFCLSPTGLGNDLDGGTVPGATLIYNGTTINLSGSSYPRPVAASTTYGKAAFKIKYEHLNGKVTITQTAGAYRPVNSKDGAAVPPGGIVIYNGTPGDGAKIDFKDGLAIRIVARTGGNAITGSPMTIDNIRLETDPGVVEPPSWPAAAQRGVNAGNWLTSFTMNDTLIPWGTRLMRLQLLGSSPAFTPELDGISGEWTFPAAGWTAIDNFLDAARSNNMKVVLDFHGGAHFFPDGNYSTWSQEPGAPGIANKNKLVSLWKTIATRYKNERGTIAGYEIFNEPNAGGNPDADKENGVAPLDGADAWNTIVTDVIVAIRTIDSYHAIVIEPVGYANQKYLKRLKYFDPEETPGIIYSVHIYSPHEYAEQGTVNIQPLWKYGFDGIIVNGTAVGSGYYYPGPIDFTTGYANPPTYETIVLDKNYLRERVAPILEFQNTHKEARIFIGEFGAVRHAPINLTGQDSTWTFLRDYLSLFHNENPTVSYPNWDWTIHAFQFSANDLYTGLQYDNNRDSTMRYADTNKIRLYKHYVDPTNDTVTPPAYDDTLPDAAIPATPPPPPYGLAATPLGSGMIDLTWLAASRTEKYKIKYSTTGTSGPFTDLVAIDQPAVETIVSGAYRVGYTDGTVTPLSPGAVYHYRISATNAYGESAPGTVVTATASTLVIPIIDTQPQPQSAEVGVPSTLSVGVRAGTGAQSWQWFKDGEPVASGTASDLVLAGSPADAGVYMVKVTGPDGFAESAPATVTILPSTSGPFGTPAALAAVDSGEIYIADSEKHILHALTAAGAVYTFAGASGTAGVTDDDRLQARFRNPSGLAVRSGTLYIADTGNSALRVSDTGASIKTFISGTAAVLSHPVGLAADTAGTVYIADRDHHQIRKITAGGEVSIVAGSGVSGTANGTGTLAQFNGPAGVALFEAGGANDFLYVADTGNHTVRVVELASGAVDTLAGKAEEPDFADGAGADARFNSPGGLIVDGDGDIYLADTGNSLIRKITPAGVVSIVAGAPGVSGFKDAGGTTSWFNQPRDITLSASGTLYIADTGNRAIRVIGADDKVATLAPVAVASPVPPIPSYTLPTKSQDGGGGAPTPLLPALVALLLLLARRFRLK, encoded by the coding sequence ATGAAAACACACACTCCACCGGCCGCCCTCCGGCTGTTTTCCTCCCTCGCCTTGGCCGCGGTCTGCCTGTCCGCACCATCCCCCGCCGCGGTCTTCCTCGACACCGCCGAAAACCTCGACAACTGGCAAACCGAAGTCCCCTCCTATGGGGCGCAGGTCGGCAACTACTTCATCGCCGAAGGCGGTGAGTTCAAGATATTAAACGGTTACTCCACTTATAACGTTTTTGTCATCAGCAAAAACAAGTTTATTGCGACCGAAACGTTTGAACTTTCCTTTGACGGTTTCCACGGGCCGAACACCACCTCAAGTGTCAACAGCACGAAATATGAAATCGGGCTTTTTGAGGTGGGTGGTGGCGCGGCGGGGCAAAAATTGATGTTTTGCCTTTCCCCCACCGGCCTCGGCAATGACTTGGACGGAGGCACCGTCCCCGGTGCCACGCTTATATATAATGGTACCACCATCAATCTGAGCGGGAGTTCGTATCCCCGTCCGGTCGCGGCCTCCACGACATACGGGAAAGCCGCGTTCAAAATCAAATACGAGCACCTCAACGGGAAAGTCACCATCACCCAGACCGCTGGCGCCTACCGGCCCGTCAATTCCAAAGACGGTGCCGCGGTGCCGCCGGGCGGCATAGTCATCTACAACGGTACGCCGGGCGACGGCGCGAAGATTGATTTCAAGGATGGCCTCGCCATAAGAATCGTCGCCCGCACCGGCGGCAATGCGATCACCGGCTCTCCCATGACCATTGACAATATAAGATTGGAGACCGATCCCGGCGTCGTCGAACCCCCATCGTGGCCCGCCGCCGCGCAGCGTGGCGTGAACGCCGGCAATTGGCTGACCAGTTTTACAATGAATGACACACTCATTCCGTGGGGCACCAGACTCATGCGGTTGCAGCTCCTAGGCTCGTCCCCCGCATTCACGCCCGAGTTGGATGGAATTAGCGGCGAGTGGACCTTCCCCGCCGCTGGCTGGACTGCCATTGATAATTTTCTGGATGCGGCAAGAAGCAACAACATGAAGGTGGTTCTCGACTTCCACGGGGGGGCACACTTTTTCCCGGACGGCAACTACAGCACATGGTCACAGGAGCCCGGCGCGCCGGGCATCGCCAACAAGAACAAACTCGTCAGCCTCTGGAAGACCATCGCCACCCGCTACAAAAACGAGCGCGGCACTATCGCTGGCTATGAAATATTCAATGAGCCGAATGCCGGTGGAAACCCGGACGCGGACAAGGAAAACGGCGTGGCCCCGCTCGATGGCGCCGACGCTTGGAACACTATCGTCACCGACGTCATCGTAGCCATTCGCACGATAGACAGTTACCACGCCATTGTGATCGAGCCGGTCGGTTACGCCAACCAAAAATACCTCAAGCGCCTGAAATACTTCGACCCGGAGGAGACGCCGGGCATCATTTATAGTGTTCACATTTATTCCCCGCACGAATACGCCGAGCAAGGCACCGTCAACATCCAGCCCCTCTGGAAATACGGCTTCGATGGCATCATCGTCAACGGCACCGCCGTCGGCTCGGGATACTATTATCCCGGACCGATTGACTTCACCACCGGTTACGCCAATCCCCCTACTTATGAGACAATCGTGCTCGATAAAAATTATCTGCGCGAGCGGGTCGCCCCGATTCTGGAGTTTCAAAACACACACAAGGAGGCCCGGATTTTCATCGGCGAGTTCGGCGCCGTTCGCCACGCCCCCATAAACCTCACCGGGCAGGACAGCACCTGGACATTTTTACGGGACTACCTCTCGTTGTTCCATAACGAAAACCCCACCGTCAGTTATCCAAACTGGGACTGGACGATTCACGCCTTCCAATTTTCCGCGAATGATCTTTATACCGGATTGCAATACGACAATAACCGGGACAGCACCATGCGTTATGCGGACACCAATAAGATTCGCCTCTATAAACACTATGTGGACCCGACCAACGATACCGTCACCCCGCCCGCTTATGATGACACGCTGCCCGACGCCGCCATCCCCGCAACCCCGCCGCCGCCGCCCTACGGCCTCGCCGCCACCCCGCTCGGCAGCGGTATGATTGACCTCACGTGGCTTGCCGCATCACGTACGGAAAAGTATAAAATCAAGTATTCCACCACAGGGACATCCGGCCCGTTCACCGACCTTGTTGCCATTGACCAGCCCGCGGTGGAAACAATCGTCAGCGGTGCCTACAGGGTGGGCTACACAGATGGCACCGTCACTCCGCTGTCTCCCGGCGCGGTTTATCATTACAGGATTTCAGCGACCAACGCCTATGGTGAAAGCGCGCCCGGCACCGTGGTCACCGCCACTGCCAGCACCCTCGTCATCCCGATTATAGACACCCAGCCCCAGCCGCAATCCGCCGAGGTCGGCGTCCCGTCCACGCTCTCCGTTGGTGTCAGGGCGGGCACCGGCGCGCAGTCCTGGCAATGGTTCAAGGACGGCGAGCCGGTCGCCAGCGGCACCGCCTCCGACCTCGTGCTCGCCGGTTCCCCCGCCGACGCTGGCGTTTATATGGTGAAAGTGACCGGCCCCGACGGCTTCGCCGAAAGTGCGCCTGCCACCGTTACCATCCTGCCTTCCACCTCCGGCCCCTTCGGCACCCCCGCCGCGCTTGCCGCCGTGGACTCAGGCGAGATTTATATAGCGGACTCTGAAAAACATATCCTCCATGCACTCACCGCTGCTGGCGCCGTCTATACTTTTGCCGGCGCCAGCGGCACTGCGGGCGTGACTGACGACGACCGGCTGCAGGCGCGCTTCAGGAACCCTTCTGGCCTCGCCGTGCGCTCCGGCACCTTGTATATAGCCGACACCGGAAACTCCGCGCTGCGCGTCTCCGACACCGGTGCCTCCATCAAGACTTTCATATCCGGCACCGCCGCCGTCCTCAGCCATCCTGTCGGCCTTGCCGCCGACACCGCCGGCACTGTTTATATCGCCGACCGCGACCACCACCAAATCCGCAAGATCACAGCCGGCGGTGAGGTGAGCATCGTCGCTGGCAGCGGCGTGTCAGGCACGGCGAACGGCACCGGCACGCTTGCCCAGTTCAATGGCCCCGCTGGCGTGGCGCTGTTCGAGGCAGGCGGTGCGAATGATTTTCTTTATGTCGCCGACACCGGCAACCACACCGTCCGCGTTGTCGAGCTCGCCAGCGGCGCGGTAGATACCCTCGCCGGAAAGGCGGAGGAGCCGGACTTCGCCGACGGCGCCGGTGCGGACGCGCGTTTTAACAGTCCCGGCGGCCTCATCGTGGACGGCGATGGCGACATTTACCTGGCCGACACCGGCAACTCCCTCATTCGCAAAATCACGCCTGCTGGCGTCGTCAGCATCGTCGCCGGCGCGCCTGGTGTGTCCGGCTTCAAAGATGCCGGCGGAACCACCTCGTGGTTCAACCAGCCGCGCGACATCACGCTGTCCGCGAGCGGCACCTTGTATATAGCCGACACCGGCAACCGCGCCATCCGTGTCATCGGCGCGGACGACAAGGTGGCCACGCTCGCCCCCGTCGCTGTCGCCTCGCCGGTTCCGCCCATCCCGTCCTACACGCTGCCGACCAAGAGCCAGGACGGCGGCGGCGGAGCGCCCACCCCGCTCCTCCCCGCCCTGGTCGCCCTCCTCCTCCTCCTCGCCCGCCGCTTCCGCCTGAAATAA